ATCAGTTCGTTCAGATGTTGTACAAGGTGACGGAACCTGTTCTTGAGCCGGTAAGAAAATACCTGCCGAGCGGAATGATCGATTTCTCACCTATGGCTGTGCTTGTGATATTCTACTTTACCGATATGTTCGTTGTCGAAACTTTACTCGACATTGGATTTAGACTTAAATAATCCGGGAG
This is a stretch of genomic DNA from Candidatus Neomarinimicrobiota bacterium. It encodes these proteins:
- a CDS encoding YggT family protein, with the protein product MVIIANLLIALGKILDLVISIGYIVFIVRAIISWVEVDDSNQFVQMLYKVTEPVLEPVRKYLPSGMIDFSPMAVLVIFYFTDMFVVETLLDIGFRLK